A genomic stretch from Halichoerus grypus chromosome 5, mHalGry1.hap1.1, whole genome shotgun sequence includes:
- the LOC118536978 gene encoding LOW QUALITY PROTEIN: PRAME family member 12-like (The sequence of the model RefSeq protein was modified relative to this genomic sequence to represent the inferred CDS: deleted 1 base in 1 codon; substituted 1 base at 1 genomic stop codon) has translation MSIQALPRLLELAGKSLLKDEALAIAALEYLPSELFPPLFMVAFAGRYNKTLKAMVCAFPCARLPLGGLMQTPHQATLQAALSGLDVLLAQKVLPRRRKLKVLDLRNTGQNFWRVWSGARAHVSPPMGPVAKDGVRMRXPLAPLVVSIDLCLRDRTQDECLTYLLRWAAQRSSLHLCCKKLKIFTMPIQNIKKVLNMLQLDSILEVEVNCTWKLSTLGMFAPYLGQMSNVQRLVLSHIHVMPSKEEKQHVARFTSQFLRLHHLQKLSMDSPSFLEGRLDQMLRCLKTPLETLSITNCQLTESDLAHLSRCPNVSQLKDLDLNGISLTYFSPEPLQVLLEKVAATLQDLDLDLCGLTEAHLEAVLPALSHCHQLWTFSVRGNLLSGAVVGRLLRPTARLRHLRLELYPAPLESYDPQGALHLGRFAQVRAELTKILRDLGLPRTIWLSTSPCPHYGSKIFYDQEPIMCPCHMSA, from the exons ATGAGCATCCAGGCCCTACCCAGACTCCTGGAACTGGCGGGAAAGAGCCTGCTGAAGGATGAGGCCTTGGCCATTGCTGCTCTGGAGTATCTGCCCTCAGAGCTCTTCCCGCCGCTGTTCATGGTGGCCTTTGCTGGGAGATACAACAAGACCCTGAAAGCGATGGTGTGTGCCTTTCCCTGTGCCCGCCTCCCTCTGGGGGGCCTGATGCAGACTCCTCACCAGGCGACCTTACAAGCAGCGCTCAGTGGGCTTGACGTCTTGCTTGCCCAGAAGGTTCTCCCCAG GAGGCGGAAACTGAAGGTGCTGGATTTACGGAATACTGGTCAGAACTTCTGGAGAGTGTGGTCTGGAGCCCGGGCCCATGTGTCCCCACCGATGGGACCAGTGGCCAAGGACGGTGTAAGGATGAGGTAGCCCTTGGCTCCCTTGGTCGTGTCCATAGACCTCTGCCTCAGGGACAGGACTCAGGATGAATGCCTCACCTACCTCCTTAGGTGGGCCGCACAGAGAAGTTCACTCCACCTGTGCTGTAAGAAGCTAAAGATTTTTACAATGCCCATCCAAAATATTAAGAAGGTCCTGAATATGCTGCAGCTGGACAGTATCCTGGAGGTGGAAGTGAACTGCACTTGGAAGCTGTCCACCCTAGGGATGTTTGCTCCTTACCTGGGCCAGATGAGTAACGTGCAGAGACTCGTGCTCTCCCATATCCACGTGATGCCCTCCAAGGAGGAGAAGCAGCATGTCGCCCGATTCACCTCTCAGTTCCTCCGGCTGCACCACCTACAGAAACTCTCTATGgattctccctccttcctggagGGCCGCCTGGACCAGATGCTCAG GTGCCTGAAGACCCCTTTGGAGACCCTCTCCATAACAAACTGTCAGCTCACAGAATCGGACTTGGCCCACCTCTCCCGGTGCCCCAACGTCAGCCAGCTGAAGGACCTGGATCTGAATGGCATCAGCCTGACCTATTTCAGCCCTGAGCCCCTCCAAGTTCTGCTAGAGAAAGTGGCAGCCACCCTCCAGGACCTGGACTTAGATCTGTGTGGACTCACAGAAGCCCACCTCGAGGCCGTCCTGCCAGCCCTGAGCCACTGTCACCAGCTCTGGACCTTCAGTGTCCGTGGGAACCTCCTCTCCGGGGCCGTCGTGGGGAGGTTGCTGCGCCCCACCGCCCGGCTGCGCCATCTGCGCCTAGAGCTCTATCCTGCCCCTCTGGAGAGTTATGACCCTCAGGGAGCTCTCCACCTGGGGAGATTTGCCCAGGTTCGGGCTGAGCTGACAAAGATCCTGAGGGACTTAGGATTGCCCAGGACCATCTGGCTTAGCACCAGCCCCTGTCCTCACTATGGCAGCAAGATATTCTATGAT CAAGAGCCCATTATGTGCCCCTGTCATATGTCTGCCTAG